Proteins co-encoded in one Halorussus lipolyticus genomic window:
- a CDS encoding FlaD/FlaE family flagellar protein — protein sequence MPPTTGDYDLRELRRLADPDRETPDEFADEGEALPAAPDEVLRHSERNELVRLQSQFSAAGALPEKPYLERMPDQYSTEVVVFEWLDFLINKAGFENTGNALEYYAEIGWITEAVREELREYMRGFSEVESFDPDVPGPADLNMDDHVLSLVYIARLASV from the coding sequence ATGCCGCCGACGACTGGAGACTACGACCTGCGCGAACTGCGCCGCCTCGCGGACCCCGACCGGGAGACCCCCGACGAGTTCGCCGACGAGGGCGAAGCACTACCGGCCGCGCCCGACGAGGTTCTGCGCCACAGCGAGCGCAACGAACTCGTCCGCCTCCAGAGCCAGTTCTCGGCGGCGGGGGCGCTCCCCGAGAAGCCGTATCTCGAACGCATGCCCGACCAGTACAGCACTGAGGTCGTCGTCTTCGAGTGGCTCGATTTCCTCATCAACAAGGCCGGATTCGAGAACACCGGCAACGCGCTGGAGTACTACGCCGAAATCGGCTGGATAACCGAGGCGGTCCGCGAGGAACTGCGCGAATACATGCGCGGATTCTCCGAAGTCGAGAGCTTCGACCCCGACGTGCCCGGTCCGGCCGACCTCAACATGGACGACCACGTGCTGAGTCTGGTCTACATCGCGCGACTCGCGTCGGTCTGA